The DNA window TTGAAACGGATGATTCGATTTTTACGGATGCCGGATTTAAACTTCCTGAAGAAAACATTGATGCACGAATTGAATATGTTCAGCGTTATCTGCGCGCATTTCCGAAAGACTGCCTGCAGGGCAGAAAGGTGGGCATCTATCAGCATTCAGCGGTGGGCCGCGATGTGCTGATTGAAATTTTTTCCGGACTGGGAGCGGATGTTACGCCGCTCGGATTTTCGGATACGTTTGTTCCGGTGGATACCGAAGCCATTCGCGAGGAGGATTATAAACTTGCGGCAGAGTGGTCGGCGCAGAACGGATTTGATGTGATCCTTTCTACGGACGGTGACAGCGACCGTCCACTGATTTCCGATGAAAACGGAATGTGGCTGCGCGGTGATGTGGCGGGTATTCTGGCCGCAAAATATCTGGGTGCGGATTCGGTCAGCACGCCGGTAAGTTGTAATACGGCGCTGGAAAAATGCGGATGGTTTGAAGATATCCGCCGGACGAAAATCGGTTCGCCTTTTGTGGTCGCATCGATGATCGAGGCCGACTTTTCCGGAAAAAAGGGGGTAGTCGGGTATGAAGCCAACGGTGGTTTTCTGACAAATTCCACCTTTTCAGTGTTTGGAAAAGAGCTGCGGGCTCTGCCTACGCGCGATGCGGTGCTTCCGGTGCTGAGCATTATTCTGCTCTCTATTCAGGAACGTAAACCGATCTCGCAACTGCTGGCGGATCTGCCCCAGCGTTTCACGGCGAGTGACCGCATTCAGGATTTTCCGACGGAAGAGAGCCGTAAGATTCTGGCACAGTTTGAGGACGTTTCTGCAATTGAGGATGCTTTCGGAGAACTGTTCGGAAAAGTTGAATCCATTGACCGCACGGATGGATTGCGCGTGACTTTCCAGTCATCGGAAGTGCTGCATATGCGTCCGTCGGGCAACGCGCCGGAGTTTCGCTGCTACAACGAAGCGGACTCGGAAGAGCGAGTGGTTGAAATGCAGAAGCAATCGATGGATGTGCTGCTGAAGCTGAAAGGCTGATGCGGTTTGCAATGTGACATGAGCGGAACTGATGGTGGTTCCGCTTTCTTTTTATTGATCAATGAGATCGTAAACAAAGTGTGTTTTGTTTGTGCGGAAGATGTTATAGGCTGATTTTTTATTTTTTTGATCGGAGGGAAACAGCATGAAAGAGTCCATAAAATCGCTACGGAATATCTCTTCCGGAAAATTTTTTCCGTCGTGGATTATATTCAGTTTCTGTTGTGCCGGATTATTCGAAGTTTTCGCTCAGACGAGCCTGGTGGAACGTTTTGAAACCACCAATGGATTTTCGATTTGTGATTCCGCATCTGAAACACCGGCCGTTATGCCGGGATCGGGTTATCTCTGGGGCGGGTACAGTCAGGCTTCGACCAGCGGCTGGCGGGCGAATGTGAATATCAGTGGCGGGCATCAGCGGCTCGAGCTTTATGCAAATACGAATCAGGATGCTGCCGTTTCGGCTAATTACAGCGGCACTTATTTTTATGCGGTTTTTGACACAAACGGAACAGCTTCAGCATCGCAGGCGCTGGAGCTGACGGGAATGGAAGCGGATATTTCCGGGGCCGCGCCGGAGCAGGAAATCCGCTGGCTGGTTCGCGATGCGAATTATGATTGGTATCTTTCGTCGGCAACGACTGTTGTTTCATCTGCGACGGTTGCGGTTGATCCGTCTCTGGTCGGCTGGCTTAAGGTGGATGATTCGGCAGCTTTGGAAATGAATGAGCTGGATGCCGATGCCAAGCACGCGATTGCTGCTCCTGTGACGCTGGTTGCGGGGGTTCCGGATTTGTCGGCTGTTACGGGCGGCGGACTTTATATTGAAACCGGGGATACGGATGATACAACGCAGTATAATTTTATTCTGACGGAATTGCGCTGGACGGGACTTCCGGCAGTCGTTCCGGAAACTCCGGATGAAACGGAACCGGATGCAGTTCCGGTCCGGGTGGATGTCACGCGGCGCCGATTGATCAACGGGCAGTTGGATATTATCCGGAAAAACCTGTTCAGCGTACATGCGGGAACCAGCGGGTTCAGTGCGGCTCAGCAGGAGTATGTATATGAAGATTTGGATGTTTATGCGGGCCGCAGTTTCGGAGTCATCTGGAAGATGAATCAGATTAAAGAGGATGCGGACCGGCCGGGCTATTGGGATCTGGATCAGATGAACAGTCAGGTTGTCAGTGCATCCAACAGCTGGGTAAATGCGGGAAGCCCTGCACATGACAATACGACCGATAAAATCACCACCAGTCATACCGGCACCCATTTTCCATCGGCCGAAGATATTGCCAATGCGCCGCCCAACGGATTCCGGACCTGGGATCATGACGCGAATGCCGAGTTTGTCTCGAAATATATCCAGATGTTTTATCCACGAATGACGTGGTATGAGTTTTCGAATGAAATCAACGGTGAAGCGGGTGAACTGGGCACGACCTGGAGCAATATCTGCGTATTGGCGAAAACGGTGGCCGATCGGGTGCATGCCGATAATCTAGGGACAAAATTTGTGGGATTCGGGGGGAAATGGCCGGCCTTTGAATATCAGAATTTCGGAATCTGGAATCGCGACTGGGTGGAGTTTATCGATATTGCCGGGGCATCGATGGATGCCTATTCCGTTCACCTCTATTCCCGCATGGGGCCCAATGCAGAGGCGATTATGGATATGATTAATAATTATTCCATGATCCGTCTGGGCGAGACCCGGCCGCTGATGATTACCGAGTTCGGGCATCTGCCGGATATGGAGGGGTCGTTGAATGAAAAGTTCTGGCAGAACATGCGGGGTCAGAATTCCTTTTTCTTCCAGTTTCTGGAACGCGGCGGGCTGATGGGGCGGAGTATTCCGTTCAATACGGCTAATTCGACCTCGTGGGCAAGTGCCATGCTGCAGGATGACGGCAACGGTAATTATGTCTGGACGGATATGATCCGGCTTTATGAATTCTGGCAGGATTTCCGCGGCGCACGCCTGGAGGTTTCATCCGGGAATTCTGATGTGCTGGTACATGCGTTACAGGACGGCAATACGGTTCGCTGGGTGATATACAATACCCTTGATTCGGACGTGAATGTGGAACCGGTTTATTTAACCGGTGATGCTTCAATTCTTTCAGCTGAAATTTCGAGGCTGTACTGGGACGGCGCTTCCGATGCAACGAAAGTGTCCAGCAGCTCCTTCAATTTTTCGGAAGAAGATCTCACCCTCAGCGGTTATGAAGCGGTAATGCTGACACTGAACCTTTCAGGGACGCCTTCCGGGCAGAAGGAAAATGAAAAAATAACGTATTTCGGCGATGCGATGATTTTGCCGATTGTCGGGGAATCGCCCGTCCGGGTGACGATCTCCGGAATTGATCGAAACAGAAATATTCTGAATGCGCGGTTGCGTATTTCCGCTGGAAATGTGGGGGCATGGATACCTTCATCGTTGCGGGTGAACGGTGAGCCGGTTTCCATGCCGTCCAATCAGATGGGGGATGCGACGGATCTGTTGCAGGCCTGGGAGGTGGATGTGCCGACGGCAATGCTGTCAGAGACCAATGTTATTTCTGTTACCTATGCCTCATCCGGAGGTCATCTGGCTTCGGCGGTGATGGATGTGACGTATGGAGATCCGCTGCAGCGCGACCTTGATGGTGACGGGTTGTCGGACGATTTTGAAATCCGTTATGCCGGCGAGGCGGAAGCCATGGAGCCGGGTGCAGATGAATTCAACGACGATTTGACGGCGCTGGATGAGTTTGCGATGGGGCTGAATCCGCGAGAGGACAATGCCGCGAATCTTCCGGAATTTAAATTTTTCAGCGAGGTGGGAGATGACTATTTCGGGGTGACGTATCGTCGGGCCTCCGAAGCGCAGCCGTTTGTGGATATTCAGGTGCTGCATTCCACCAATCTGGTTGAAGGGGCCGGGTGGCAGACGAATCAGACGGCAGTCATTCAGTCGGATCCGCTGATGGATGGTGTTGAGGCTGTGACGGAACGTCTGCTTTCTCCGGTTTCCGGATCGGACGCGGATTTTCTTAAAGTGGATGTGCGGACAAAATAGATCGGGGAAGTTCCGGGACGCCTGCATTCTATCTTTATCGTCATGTACTTTAAATGCATGAAGTTCGTTGGGGAGTCTGCCGTGGGCTTTAACACTGGACATTTTTAATTGCGATGGTTCGCGTAATGGCTACACTCGCTCCCTTTAACAGTGAGAGATTTCATGGCGATTATACCCGATAGAGCAACATTTCTGGAAAAAGCAAAGCAGGGGAATCTGGTGCCGGTCTGGAAAGAAGTTCTGGCCGATCAGGAAACACCGGTTTCCGCCTATAAACGGGTGCGGAAATATTTGCGCGAAAAAGATAAGACGTCGCACACCTATTTGCTGGAGTCGGTGGAGGGTGGAGAAAATATCGGCCGCTATTCGTTTATCGGCGGTAATCCGCGCACTATTCTGCGGGCTTATGGCCGTAAGGTGGAAATTCAGACCCGGGATAAAGCGTTGCAGGTGATCGAAGATATCGATCCGCTGGAAGCGCTGAAAAATCATATGGCGCAGTTTTCACCGGTGGTGGACGATCCGACGCTTCCGCGTTTCATCGGCGGCGCGGTCGGATTTCTCGGTTACGATGTGGTATCGCAGTTTGAGCCGCGGGTTCCAATCATTGGAAATGATGAAATCGGTAATCCGGATATGGTGTTCATGGTGACAGACGGGCTGATTATTTTTGACCGGGTGAATCATAACCTGCGGATTGTTGCGGATGCCCACATTGACGGTGATCCGAATGAAGCGTATGACAAGGCTCTGGCTCAGATTGATGAGCTGACTGATGCGCTGAAAACGGAGGTGACCCGGGTTCTGATTGATACACATACCGAAGTGGAACCGCTGGAACCGAAATCGAATACTTCAAAAGAAGAATTTGTGGGTATGGTTGAAAAGACCAAGGAATATATCCGAGCCGGCGATGTGATCCAGACGGTGATTTCCCAGCGATTTGAAGTGGAGAATGAGGCCGATTCGCTGGATGTCTACCGTGCGCTTCGGGCGGTGAATCCGTCGCCCTACATGTATTGCCTGGATATGGGAGAGAGTGCAATTGTCGGTACATCACCCGAAATTCTGGTGCGTTGCGAAGACAAAAAGGTGGAGGTTCGGCCTATTGCCGGAACGCGCCCGCGCGGAGCAACGCCGGAAGAGGATCGGGCTTATGAAAAGGATTTGCTGGCGGATCCGAAGGAAATTGCAGAGCATATTATGCTGGTCGATCTGGGGCGTAACGATGTCGGCCGCGTTTGTGAATTCAACTCCGTCGAAGTGCCGGATCTGATGGTGATTGAGCGCTACAGTCATGTGATGCATATTGTTTCCGATGTGACCGGTACACTGTCGGATGAGCATGATATTTTTGATGTTGTCCGCGCAAGTTTCCCGGCAGGGACGGTGAGCGGTGCGCCGAAAATCCGGGCCATGGAGATTATTGCAGAACTTGAGAAGAGTAAACGAGGACCGTATGCCGGATGTGTCGGCTATTTTGATTATAACGGAAACTTTGATGCGGCGATTACGATCCGTACGGTGATTCTGGATAAGAACAAAGCCTACGTTCAGGCTGGGGCCGGGATTGTTGCCGATTCGGTTCCGAGCAGTGAATATGAAGAGACGCGCAACAAGGCGCGCGGCATGATGAAAGCCCTGGCCCTGGCCAAGCATTACCACGCCGCCCGTACGGGAGGAGAATAACCATGATTCTGGTCATCGATAACTACGACTCTTTTACTTATAACCTTGTGCAGTATCTCGGCGAGCTGGGCGCGGAAATGCGCGTGTTCCGTAACGATGAAATTTCTGTTGCAGACGCCGTGGCACTGAATCCTGAAAAAGTACTGGTCAGCCCGGGGCCGTGTACGCCGAAAGAAGCGGGGATTTCCTGCGATATCATTCGCGAGTTCGGACCGCGGCTTCCGACCTTCGGGGTCTGTCTGGGACACCAGTCGATCGGCGATGTTTATGGCGGCAACGTCATACGGGCGGAACGGCTGATGCATGGAAAGACGTCGCCTATGATTCACGACAATAAGAGCGTGTTCAAAGGTTTGCCGAGTCCGTTTAATGCCACGCGCTATCATTCCCTGATTGTTGAGCGTGAAACCCTGCCGGACTGTCTGGAAATCACGGCCTGGACGGAAGAGGGTGAAATCATGGGGGTTCAACACAAAGAACATCCCGTTCACGGTGTTCAGTTCCACCCGGAATCGATTCTGACCGCAGAGGGTAAAAAACTCCTGCAGAACTTCCTGGACCTTTGATTACGGCTTAGCCGGATTCTGTCTAAAGTTGTGTGACCCTCTGTTTTAGAGTGGTTTAACGACAGCTTCTTCCGTCTTATATCCATAAGCAAAAGGAGCTTATCATGAAAACCGAATCTGCATCCCGTCGCGCATTTGTCAAAACCACCGCCGCCGGTACGGTCGTGGCGGCCGCATCCGGTGCGCATGCTGTTTCTCCGGATAAAGTAGAGGTCTGGATCCTGCATGGTAAAGACAATCGTAAGCTCATGGAAAAAGCCATGGGGATTGTCGTTGAAAACGGCGGTTTTGGACCCCATGTAGAAACTCTGGCGCTGAAGGTGAATGCCGCCTGGGGACGGGAGCCGGAGGTCGGGGCCAACACCCATCCGGAACTCATCGATGTTTTTCTGAAAAACGCGAAAGCAGGCGGCGTTAAAAAAATTACGATTCCGGAGCATCCCTGCAGTGCGGCTAAAATCGCCTTCGATCGGAGCGGCATTGAAAAGGTTGCGAAAAAACATAAGTGCAGGATGATCGACCTGAAGAAGAAGCAGAAGAGCTTCCGCAAAGTTGAGATACCCGGGGGGCGTAAGCTCAAGGAAGCCGAGGTGGCGGGTGAATATCTGGATGCCGATGCTGTTGTGAATATGCCCGTGGCCAAGCACCACAGCGGAGCCACGGTTTCCGCCGCTATGAAAAACTGGATGGGGATTGTGAAGGATCGCCGTCATTGGCACCGTACGGATCTGCATCAGTGCATTGCGGATTTTTCCACATTTATCAAACCGGCCTGGACCATCGTCGATGCTACACGCGTGATGATGGATCATGGCCCGCAGGGACCAGCCGAAAATCTTAAGATGCCTCATCTGCTGATTCTTTCAAAGGATCAGGTCGCCGCCGATGCCTGCGTGATGGATATCTTTGAGCGGGATCCGATGGATATCAAATACCTGAAGTATGCCGGGGAGATGGGAATTGGGGTTGTTGATAAAAGCTTAATGAATATTCACAACATAGAAGTTGGCTGATGATGAGTGGAGACGGGTTCTATAAAAAACATAAGCAGGCGATTCGCTGGTCGGTTCGTTTGTTTATTCTCGGGCTTAGCATCTTTTTTCTGATCGGCGGACCGTTGCCGGAGCATGCCGTACGCTGGGTTCCCGCATTAAGTCCACTCGCGGCATTGTCG is part of the Pontiella agarivorans genome and encodes:
- a CDS encoding phosphomannomutase — protein: MKIKINDLMAKSGVKFGTSGARGLAVEMTDQVCYAYTKGFLQYLEESGELKKNGESVAIAGDLRPSTGRIMGAVAKAAADMGYAPVNCGRIPSPAVALYGLENGCPAIMVTGSHIPADRNGIKFNKCTGEILKFDEEQIREQVVETDDSIFTDAGFKLPEENIDARIEYVQRYLRAFPKDCLQGRKVGIYQHSAVGRDVLIEIFSGLGADVTPLGFSDTFVPVDTEAIREEDYKLAAEWSAQNGFDVILSTDGDSDRPLISDENGMWLRGDVAGILAAKYLGADSVSTPVSCNTALEKCGWFEDIRRTKIGSPFVVASMIEADFSGKKGVVGYEANGGFLTNSTFSVFGKELRALPTRDAVLPVLSIILLSIQERKPISQLLADLPQRFTASDRIQDFPTEESRKILAQFEDVSAIEDAFGELFGKVESIDRTDGLRVTFQSSEVLHMRPSGNAPEFRCYNEADSEERVVEMQKQSMDVLLKLKG
- the trpE gene encoding anthranilate synthase component I, which gives rise to MAIIPDRATFLEKAKQGNLVPVWKEVLADQETPVSAYKRVRKYLREKDKTSHTYLLESVEGGENIGRYSFIGGNPRTILRAYGRKVEIQTRDKALQVIEDIDPLEALKNHMAQFSPVVDDPTLPRFIGGAVGFLGYDVVSQFEPRVPIIGNDEIGNPDMVFMVTDGLIIFDRVNHNLRIVADAHIDGDPNEAYDKALAQIDELTDALKTEVTRVLIDTHTEVEPLEPKSNTSKEEFVGMVEKTKEYIRAGDVIQTVISQRFEVENEADSLDVYRALRAVNPSPYMYCLDMGESAIVGTSPEILVRCEDKKVEVRPIAGTRPRGATPEEDRAYEKDLLADPKEIAEHIMLVDLGRNDVGRVCEFNSVEVPDLMVIERYSHVMHIVSDVTGTLSDEHDIFDVVRASFPAGTVSGAPKIRAMEIIAELEKSKRGPYAGCVGYFDYNGNFDAAITIRTVILDKNKAYVQAGAGIVADSVPSSEYEETRNKARGMMKALALAKHYHAARTGGE
- a CDS encoding anthranilate synthase component II, which gives rise to MILVIDNYDSFTYNLVQYLGELGAEMRVFRNDEISVADAVALNPEKVLVSPGPCTPKEAGISCDIIREFGPRLPTFGVCLGHQSIGDVYGGNVIRAERLMHGKTSPMIHDNKSVFKGLPSPFNATRYHSLIVERETLPDCLEITAWTEEGEIMGVQHKEHPVHGVQFHPESILTAEGKKLLQNFLDL
- a CDS encoding DUF362 domain-containing protein; protein product: MKTESASRRAFVKTTAAGTVVAAASGAHAVSPDKVEVWILHGKDNRKLMEKAMGIVVENGGFGPHVETLALKVNAAWGREPEVGANTHPELIDVFLKNAKAGGVKKITIPEHPCSAAKIAFDRSGIEKVAKKHKCRMIDLKKKQKSFRKVEIPGGRKLKEAEVAGEYLDADAVVNMPVAKHHSGATVSAAMKNWMGIVKDRRHWHRTDLHQCIADFSTFIKPAWTIVDATRVMMDHGPQGPAENLKMPHLLILSKDQVAADACVMDIFERDPMDIKYLKYAGEMGIGVVDKSLMNIHNIEVG